One window of Trinickia caryophylli genomic DNA carries:
- a CDS encoding ribbon-helix-helix domain-containing protein — protein sequence MNSVRWNVAVSADTDQSVRMFLASQGGGRKGDLSRFIEEAVRAHLLELSAEQAKMANVNVSEADLMAIVSEAVQWAREH from the coding sequence ATGAATTCAGTACGTTGGAACGTCGCCGTGTCGGCCGACACCGATCAGTCGGTTCGCATGTTCCTTGCCTCTCAAGGTGGAGGCCGCAAGGGCGATCTGTCGCGCTTCATCGAAGAAGCCGTGCGTGCCCATCTGCTCGAGCTATCGGCCGAACAGGCCAAGATGGCCAATGTCAACGTCAGCGAAGCTGACCTAATGGCCATCGTCTCCGAAGCGGTGCAATGGGCGCGTGAACATTGA
- the istB gene encoding IS21-like element helper ATPase IstB: MMMQQTLTQLRTLKLDGFADGLEEQLAQPGSAKLGFEERLSLLVDRETNWRDDRRRTRLLKHAHLKYPQAAIEDLDTRSGRGIDARALMSLALGDWVQSGYSLLISGPTGAGKSWLACALAQYACRRGHSALYLRVPRLTEELRILHGNGGFTKWLMQVARVDVLLLDDWGMAPLDAMVRNDLLEMIDDRAAGKATIVTSQLPIEHWHGWIGDETIADAMLDRLMQRHHRITLKGESLRKVAPNPQTKEVVLDES, encoded by the coding sequence ATGATGATGCAACAAACACTGACACAGTTGCGCACGCTCAAGCTCGACGGCTTCGCCGACGGGCTCGAAGAACAACTCGCGCAGCCGGGCAGCGCCAAGCTGGGCTTCGAGGAGCGCCTGTCGTTACTGGTGGACCGCGAGACGAACTGGCGCGACGACCGGCGTCGCACACGGCTGCTCAAACATGCGCACTTGAAGTATCCGCAGGCCGCGATCGAGGATCTCGATACGCGCTCGGGCCGTGGCATCGATGCTCGCGCGCTCATGAGCCTGGCGCTGGGCGACTGGGTTCAGTCGGGCTACAGCCTGCTCATCAGTGGCCCCACCGGTGCGGGCAAATCGTGGCTCGCCTGTGCGCTGGCGCAGTACGCCTGCCGACGCGGGCACTCGGCACTGTACCTGCGTGTACCGCGACTGACTGAGGAGCTTCGGATCCTGCACGGCAACGGCGGCTTCACGAAGTGGCTCATGCAAGTGGCGCGCGTCGACGTCTTGCTACTCGACGATTGGGGAATGGCTCCACTGGACGCGATGGTGCGCAACGACTTGCTGGAGATGATCGACGACCGCGCCGCCGGCAAAGCCACAATCGTGACCAGTCAATTGCCCATCGAGCACTGGCACGGCTGGATCGGCGACGAAACGATTGCCGATGCGATGCTCGACCGACTCATGCAGCGACATCACCGCATCACGCTCAAGGGCGAGTCGCTTCGAAAAGTCGCTCCGAACCCTCAAACAAAGGAGGTCGTACTCGACGAAAGCTGA
- a CDS encoding SymE family type I addiction module toxin, translating to MGANPYDPLTTINSHQESIMADADLKAFDTRSTRTVTIQESRRWQPYSPRRRTNPPLVPWLKLSGRWLEHAGFKPRQRLKVEVQHERLVITPV from the coding sequence ATGGGCGCCAACCCATACGACCCGCTGACCACCATCAACTCGCACCAGGAGTCGATCATGGCTGACGCCGATCTTAAAGCATTTGACACGCGTTCCACGCGCACCGTCACGATTCAGGAATCCCGCCGCTGGCAACCCTACTCACCTCGCCGGCGTACCAACCCGCCCCTCGTGCCCTGGCTCAAGCTCTCCGGCCGTTGGCTCGAGCACGCCGGATTCAAACCGCGCCAACGCCTCAAGGTCGAAGTCCAACACGAGCGGCTGGTCATTACGCCCGTTTGA
- the istA gene encoding IS21 family transposase has product MPAHRMNTRMIKDVLRLKFDGGFSHDRIAASLGISKGVVTKYVGLAKAAELDWASACDMDEGELERRLMGKPTGPAAYAQPDYGRIHQELRRKGMTLTLLWEEYQAEFADRQTYRYTQFCEHYKSFAKRLKRSMRQIHRAGEKLFVDFAGPTLPLTTGRRAHVFVAAMGASSYTFACATPAETMEDWLGGIARALTFYGGVPQLIVPDNPRAMIADPDRYEPRAGDTVLDFARHYGTSFLPARTYRPQDKAKVESAVQVVERWIMARLRHHEFGSVQSVDDAISPLLTYLNERPFQKLPGCRASAFAQLDAPALLSLPAQPYELARFKTVTVHIDYHVEVGKHRYSVPHALVGLKLEARITGGAVELLHRGRRVASHARNEHVGGYTTVVEHMPAAHRAHLEWTPQRLIHWAQQIGSATAVLVTRLLEEQRHPEHGYRACLGLLSLSRRYGRDRLEAACALALELGVHRYRHVREILLNNRDRAVAMAPADWTSPSHAHVRGPGYYQ; this is encoded by the coding sequence ATGCCCGCGCACCGGATGAACACGCGCATGATCAAGGACGTTTTACGACTGAAGTTCGACGGCGGTTTCTCGCATGATCGAATCGCCGCGTCGTTGGGCATTTCCAAGGGCGTCGTCACGAAGTACGTTGGCCTTGCCAAGGCAGCCGAGCTCGACTGGGCGAGCGCCTGCGATATGGATGAGGGCGAGCTCGAGCGGCGTTTGATGGGCAAGCCCACGGGGCCTGCGGCCTACGCCCAGCCCGACTACGGGCGCATCCACCAGGAACTGCGCCGCAAGGGCATGACGCTCACGCTGCTCTGGGAGGAGTACCAAGCCGAGTTCGCCGACCGGCAGACCTATCGTTACACGCAGTTCTGCGAGCACTACAAGAGCTTCGCCAAGCGCCTGAAGCGCTCGATGCGCCAGATCCACCGCGCCGGCGAGAAGCTGTTCGTCGACTTCGCCGGACCCACGCTGCCGTTGACGACGGGGCGACGCGCGCACGTGTTCGTCGCTGCGATGGGCGCCTCGAGCTATACGTTCGCGTGCGCCACGCCTGCCGAGACGATGGAGGACTGGCTTGGCGGCATTGCGCGAGCACTGACGTTCTACGGCGGCGTGCCGCAACTGATCGTGCCCGACAACCCACGCGCCATGATCGCTGACCCCGATCGTTACGAGCCTCGCGCTGGCGACACCGTGCTCGATTTCGCGCGGCATTACGGCACGTCCTTCCTGCCAGCGAGAACCTATCGACCGCAGGACAAGGCTAAGGTCGAGTCAGCCGTGCAAGTGGTCGAGCGCTGGATCATGGCGCGCTTGCGTCATCACGAGTTCGGCTCGGTGCAATCCGTCGATGACGCAATCAGCCCATTGCTGACGTATCTGAACGAGCGTCCCTTCCAGAAGCTGCCCGGATGCCGAGCCAGTGCGTTTGCCCAGCTCGACGCGCCCGCCTTGTTGTCGTTGCCGGCCCAGCCGTACGAACTCGCACGCTTCAAGACGGTGACGGTGCACATCGATTACCACGTCGAGGTGGGTAAGCATCGGTACAGCGTGCCGCATGCGCTCGTCGGCTTGAAGCTCGAAGCCCGCATCACCGGCGGCGCCGTTGAGCTCCTGCATCGCGGGCGTCGTGTGGCGAGCCATGCACGCAACGAGCACGTGGGCGGCTACACGACCGTCGTCGAACATATGCCCGCGGCACACCGCGCACACCTGGAGTGGACGCCGCAGCGTCTGATCCACTGGGCGCAGCAGATCGGCTCGGCAACGGCGGTGCTTGTGACGCGATTGTTGGAAGAACAGCGCCACCCCGAACACGGCTATCGGGCATGCCTGGGGCTGCTCTCGCTGTCGCGGCGCTACGGCCGGGACCGACTCGAAGCCGCGTGTGCGTTGGCACTCGAGCTCGGTGTGCATCGTTACCGACATGTGCGCGAGATCCTGCTCAACAACCGAGACCGCGCCGTCGCGATGGCGCCGGCGGACTGGACGAGCCCGAGTCATGCGCACGTGCGCGGCCCCGGCTATTACCAATAA